The following coding sequences lie in one Microtus ochrogaster isolate Prairie Vole_2 chromosome 6, MicOch1.0, whole genome shotgun sequence genomic window:
- the Hlx gene encoding H2.0-like homeobox protein: MFAAGLAPFYASNFSLWSAAYCSSAGGPGGCSFPLDPAAVKKPSFCIADILHAGVGEPGPAAEGLVGASAALTAHLGSVHPHASFQAATRSPLRPTPVVAPSEVPTGFPQRLSPLSAAYHQHLPQQQPTQQQQSQPQPPPPPRAGSMQPPASGTRVVPHHSGSAPAPSSKDLKFGIDRILSAEFDPKVKEGNTLRDLTSLLTGGRPAGVHLAGLQPSAGQFFASLDPINEASAILSPLSSNPRNSVQHQFQDTFPGPYAVLTKDTMPQTYKRKRSWSRAVFSNLQRKGLEKRFEIQKYVTKPDRKQLAAMLGLTDAQVKVWFQNRRMKWRHSKEAQAQKDKDKEVSEKPSGGAPAEGELEERSPSRSEGEAESESSDSESLDMAPSDTERTEGTERSLHQTTVIKASAAGALLTTSSSVSGGSFSFSSVSSLGSNNTGTGSANSLGGSSSELLPAHQPSVTSNPQSPEPAQAPLAGL, encoded by the exons ATGTTCGCGGCCGGCCTGGCTCCCTTCTACGCTTCCAACTTTAGTCTCTGGTCAGCCGCGTACTGTTCCTCTGCCGGCGGCCCGGGCGGCTGCTCCTTCCCCTTGGACCCAGCGGCTGTCAAGAAGCCCTCTTTCTGCATCGCGGACATCCTGCACGCCGGCGTCGGGGAGCCGGGGCCCGCTGCAGAGGGACTCGTGGGGGCCTCGGCCGCCCTCACCGCGCACTTGGGTTCCGTGCACCCGCACGCCTCCTTCCAAGCTGCCACCAGATCCCCGCTGCGTCCCACCCCGGTGGTGGCGCCCTCAGAAGTGCCGACTGGCTTCCCTCAGCGGCTGTCCCCGCTCTCGGCTGCCTACCACCAGCATCTCCCGCAGCAACAACCGACGCAGCAGCAACAGTCACAGCCACAGCCTCCGCCTCCACCCCGGGCGGGCTCCATGCAGCCACCGGCTTCAGGGACCCGAGTGGTCCCCCACCATAGCGGCTCCGCCCCTGCCCCCTCCAGCAAAGACCTCAAATTTGGAATCGACCGAATTTTGTCTGCAGAATTTGACCCAAAAGTCAAGGAAGGCAACACGTTGAGAG atcTCACGTCGCTGCTAACTGGTGGGCGGCCTGCAGGGGTGCACCTCGCTGGCCTGCAACCTTCGGCCGGACAGTTCTTCGCATCTCTAGATCCCATTAATGAGGCATCTGCTATCCTCAGCCCTTtaagctccaacccaagaaatTCTGTTCAGCATCAATTCCAAGACACGTTTCCAG GTCCCTATGCTGTGCTCACCAAGGACACCATGCCGCAGACGTACAAGCGGAAGCGCTCCTGGTCCCGCGCGGTCTTTTCCAATCTGCAAAGGAAAGGCCTGGAGAAGAGGTTTGAGATTCAGAAGTACGTGACGAAGCCAGACCGAAAGCAGCTGGCAGCGATGCTGGGACTCACCGACGCTCAG GTGAAGGTGTGGTTCCAGAACCGGAGGATGAAGTGGCGACACTCTAAGGAGGCTCAGGCGCAGAAGGACAAGGACAAGGAAGTCAGCGAAAAGCCTTCTGGGGGAGCCCCCGCAGAGGGCGAACTGGAAGAGAGAAGCCCCAGCCGTTCCGAAGGCGAGGCCGAGAGCGAGAGCAGTGACTCGGAGTCCCTGGACATGGCCCCCAGCGACACGGAACGGACTGAGGGGACTGAGCGGTCCCTGCACCAAACTACGGTCATCAAGGCCTCCGCCGCTGGCGCCCTTCTCACAACCAGCAGCAGTGTGAGCGGTGGCAGCTTCAGCTTCAGCAGCGTCAGCAGCCTGGGTAGCAACAACACCGGCACGGGGAGTGCCAACAGCCTTGGCGGGAGCAGCTCGGAGCTGCTCCCGGCGCACCAGCCCTCAGTCACCAGCAATCCCCAGAGTCCGGAGCCTGCCCAAGCCCCGCTTGCAGGCTTATAG